The following are encoded in a window of Lacinutrix sp. WUR7 genomic DNA:
- a CDS encoding LTA synthase family protein, whose product MFKNLFPNRFSVLKTYLLIFLTFSFVIRISFFIWNYSEVETSILSILKTFFIGFVFDIGTVSFFTLPYAIYLLFIPTKWYGSVLDKGITYFAFVLGLLIFIFSFFSEIAFWEEFSRRFNFIAVDYLIYTSEVLKNINESYPIPILLLGIFSILFLLFYFTKKRDVFIKTFNNSDSFQHKIAPTSILLIIPLLFGFFVTNKNAEQFENRYNNEIAKTGIYSFFAAFRNNELSYTEFYNTINTKKAFDIVKNSYSKSGNHFIENQNAIFRNVSNTDTINKPIKPNVIFICIESLGAKRLEYFGSTRNITPNLDTLIDNSIFFTNLFATGTRTVRGMEAITLSIPPTPGRSIVKRKNNTNLFTIAEVFKDKGYTNSFFYGGDGYFDNMNTYFGGNGFNIVDRGRGFLLNDTIKTTRTNIENNEVTFENAWGVCDEDIFNKVLNEADKSYADNKAFFNFVMTTSNHRPYTYPDNKVAIPSGQERDGAIQYTDFSIHTFLENAKTKPWFKNTVFVIMSDHCAASAGKWELDVANYHIPGFIFNAPNQNPQKVNQLCSQIDMFPTLFDLLNWEYDSNLFGKNVLQMKPKDERAFIGNYRKLGLLKGDSLMVLGDQKTKTQYRWNKETNALIPKPINNTFLEETTAFYQVADYLYSNNGLKIK is encoded by the coding sequence ATGTTTAAAAACCTTTTTCCTAACCGTTTTTCCGTATTAAAAACTTACCTTTTAATATTTCTAACATTCTCCTTTGTCATAAGAATTAGCTTTTTTATTTGGAATTATTCCGAGGTAGAAACCTCCATCCTTAGCATACTAAAAACATTCTTTATTGGGTTTGTATTCGATATTGGTACGGTTTCCTTTTTTACTTTACCTTATGCCATATACTTACTTTTCATTCCTACAAAATGGTATGGATCTGTCTTAGATAAAGGAATTACTTACTTTGCATTTGTACTTGGTCTACTCATTTTTATCTTTTCATTTTTTTCTGAAATTGCTTTTTGGGAAGAGTTTAGCAGACGATTTAACTTTATTGCTGTAGACTATTTAATCTATACCAGCGAAGTTTTAAAAAATATTAACGAGTCGTACCCAATACCAATACTACTTCTAGGTATTTTCTCTATCCTATTTTTGTTATTCTATTTTACAAAAAAGAGAGATGTTTTCATTAAAACCTTTAACAATAGCGACAGTTTCCAACATAAAATAGCACCCACAAGTATACTTTTAATTATCCCTTTATTATTTGGCTTTTTTGTTACGAATAAAAATGCTGAACAATTTGAGAATAGATATAACAACGAAATAGCAAAAACGGGTATTTATTCCTTTTTTGCCGCTTTTAGAAATAACGAACTTTCCTATACCGAATTTTATAATACCATAAATACGAAGAAAGCTTTTGATATCGTTAAAAACAGCTACTCCAAAAGTGGTAATCACTTTATAGAAAACCAAAATGCTATTTTTAGAAATGTAAGCAACACAGACACCATAAACAAACCTATAAAACCCAATGTCATTTTTATTTGTATCGAAAGTCTAGGCGCTAAACGTTTAGAATATTTTGGTAGCACAAGAAATATTACGCCAAACCTCGATACATTAATAGACAACAGTATATTCTTTACCAACCTATTTGCTACAGGAACCAGAACCGTAAGAGGTATGGAAGCCATAACACTTTCTATTCCTCCAACACCCGGAAGAAGTATTGTAAAACGGAAAAACAACACGAACTTATTCACGATAGCTGAAGTGTTTAAAGATAAAGGCTATACCAACAGTTTCTTCTATGGAGGCGATGGGTACTTTGATAATATGAACACCTACTTTGGTGGTAATGGTTTTAATATTGTAGATCGAGGAAGAGGATTTTTGTTAAACGACACTATTAAAACAACACGGACTAATATTGAAAATAACGAAGTCACTTTTGAAAATGCTTGGGGCGTTTGTGATGAAGATATATTTAATAAGGTTTTAAACGAAGCGGACAAATCTTATGCTGATAACAAAGCATTCTTCAACTTTGTGATGACTACTTCCAACCATAGGCCATACACATATCCAGATAATAAAGTTGCTATCCCTTCTGGTCAAGAAAGAGATGGAGCAATACAATACACAGACTTTTCTATTCATACTTTCTTAGAAAATGCAAAAACGAAACCTTGGTTTAAAAACACCGTTTTTGTTATTATGAGTGACCATTGTGCTGCCAGTGCAGGAAAATGGGAATTGGATGTTGCCAATTATCATATCCCAGGATTTATATTTAATGCCCCAAATCAAAATCCACAAAAAGTAAATCAGCTATGTTCTCAAATAGACATGTTTCCTACGTTGTTTGATTTACTCAACTGGGAGTACGATTCGAATCTTTTTGGTAAAAATGTATTACAGATGAAACCAAAAGACGAACGCGCATTTATAGGAAACTACAGAAAATTAGGCTTATTAAAAGGAGATTCGCTTATGGTTTTAGGAGATCAAAAAACTAAAACACAATACCGCTGGAATAAAGAAACTAATGCTTTAATACCAAAACCTATAAACAACACTTTTTTAGAGGAAACAACTGCTTTTTATCAAGTAGCAGATTATTTATATAGTAATAACGGACTTAAAATAAAATAA
- the meaB gene encoding methylmalonyl Co-A mutase-associated GTPase MeaB, whose amino-acid sequence MAKQKKSALQEKQGVSVSEITNVSSINKIKQKRKAQPSAADLVSQILKGNITALSRAITLVESKNAAHLEKANTIIKACLAHANNSVRVGITGVPGVGKSTFIEAFGTYLTSQGKKVAVLAIDPSSSLTKGSILGDKTRMEDLVKDKNAFIRPSPSGESLGGVARKTRETIILCEAAGFDTIIIETVGVGQSETAVHSMVDFFLLLKLAGAGDELQGIKRGIIEMADAIAINKADGDNARSAKIAKVEFNRALHLYPTKDSEWQPKVTLCSALHNEGIDEIWKIIESYIAITTKNKYLNHNRNEQNKFWLIQTIEAQLKSNFFNNPDIKDALQIQLQLIEDNKTTPFAAADYLLGLKNNHD is encoded by the coding sequence GTGGCAAAACAAAAGAAATCTGCATTGCAAGAAAAACAAGGTGTTTCCGTAAGCGAAATAACCAATGTTAGTTCTATAAATAAAATTAAACAAAAACGAAAAGCACAGCCAAGTGCGGCCGATTTAGTTTCGCAGATTTTAAAAGGAAACATTACCGCATTAAGTCGAGCAATTACTTTAGTCGAAAGTAAAAACGCAGCCCATTTAGAAAAAGCAAATACCATAATTAAAGCCTGTTTAGCCCATGCTAATAATTCGGTTCGTGTTGGTATTACCGGAGTTCCTGGTGTTGGAAAAAGCACCTTTATTGAAGCTTTTGGAACCTATTTGACAAGTCAAGGAAAAAAGGTTGCTGTCTTAGCAATTGATCCTAGTAGTTCGCTAACCAAAGGAAGTATTCTTGGTGACAAAACTAGAATGGAAGACTTGGTAAAAGATAAAAATGCATTTATTAGACCTTCGCCTTCTGGAGAATCTCTTGGTGGTGTGGCTAGAAAAACACGAGAAACTATTATTCTTTGCGAAGCTGCTGGTTTTGATACTATTATTATTGAAACTGTTGGTGTTGGTCAAAGTGAAACTGCGGTACATAGTATGGTAGATTTCTTTTTACTGTTAAAACTCGCTGGAGCTGGAGACGAATTGCAAGGTATAAAACGAGGAATTATAGAAATGGCAGATGCTATTGCTATTAATAAAGCTGATGGCGACAATGCAAGAAGTGCTAAAATTGCTAAAGTAGAATTTAACAGAGCGCTTCACCTCTATCCTACAAAAGATTCGGAATGGCAACCTAAAGTAACATTATGTAGCGCTTTGCATAATGAAGGCATTGATGAAATCTGGAAAATCATTGAATCCTACATCGCAATTACCACTAAAAACAAGTACTTAAACCACAATAGGAACGAACAGAATAAGTTTTGGCTTATTCAAACTATTGAAGCGCAATTAAAAAGCAACTTTTTTAATAATCCTGATATTAAAGATGCTCTACAAATACAGCTGCAACTTATTGAGGATAACAAAACTACCCCTTTTGCTGCGGCAGATTATTTATTGGGATTAAAAAACAACCATGATTAA
- a CDS encoding amidohydrolase, whose translation MKKLLKISLFLIGLLFLSYLYLIQDFKRTAPTLYTNGNIITLNQQQPFAEAMFIKDGKIVEIGTAKQLEKHISKSESIVDLKGATVLPGFIDPHTHFSISMFLSEMHDLSGFKHHSNNEVWKDFESIVKKTNKGEWIICKGIDPILISDLIPPSITYLDSIAPENPVLFFSQSLHNYWANTKAFELVGIHKNTPNPTNHSYYGKDKKGNLNGLIVEQQAVKPFFDILKKEVLTPKRLSKAASKVMSDYAKNGNTTIVSAGITISDKKPLLLFNHLSNNKPELIGSLLDKIGILPKRKQRPRHFMYLRHDMAHLLPKQIKERNDFYDIIGIKHWYDGSPYIGSMYLSEPYLNTELTNTKLHIPLNSKGKALIKKDSLKNFIRKQHSKGWQIAMHTQGDAAINEVMDAFEELENELDFSTSRHRLEHCLLFPLENMDRMKRLNITPSFHINHLYYYGDALKADILGEQRAEKILPIHTIQDNNIKYSLHADQPMFESNPFRLIQTAVERKTISGDTLGKNQSITVMEAIKALTINAAWQINMEDKIGSLEKGKYADFIILNKNPLQTKTSALSEIKCLKTFINGNVTNE comes from the coding sequence ATGAAAAAACTGCTAAAAATAAGCCTATTCCTTATCGGTTTATTGTTTCTTTCTTACCTATACCTTATTCAAGATTTTAAAAGAACAGCTCCTACCCTTTATACCAATGGTAACATTATAACATTAAACCAACAGCAACCTTTTGCGGAAGCAATGTTTATTAAAGATGGAAAAATAGTAGAAATTGGTACTGCCAAGCAACTTGAAAAACACATCTCAAAGAGCGAATCTATTGTAGATTTAAAAGGAGCTACTGTATTACCAGGATTTATTGATCCGCATACCCACTTTTCTATAAGTATGTTTTTATCTGAAATGCACGATTTATCCGGATTTAAACACCATTCTAACAACGAGGTTTGGAAGGATTTTGAAAGCATCGTAAAAAAAACAAATAAAGGAGAGTGGATAATCTGTAAAGGAATTGATCCAATATTAATATCCGATTTAATTCCTCCATCTATAACATACTTAGATAGCATTGCTCCAGAAAATCCTGTTCTCTTTTTTAGTCAGAGTTTACATAACTATTGGGCAAACACTAAGGCTTTTGAACTTGTAGGCATCCACAAAAACACACCTAATCCAACAAATCATAGTTATTATGGTAAAGATAAAAAAGGCAACCTTAATGGTTTAATAGTAGAACAACAAGCGGTTAAACCGTTTTTCGACATCCTAAAGAAAGAAGTTTTAACACCAAAAAGACTTTCAAAAGCAGCTTCTAAAGTAATGTCTGACTATGCCAAAAACGGAAACACAACTATTGTATCTGCAGGAATTACTATTTCGGATAAAAAACCACTTTTATTATTTAATCATTTATCCAATAACAAACCGGAATTAATTGGGAGTTTATTAGACAAGATTGGCATTCTTCCTAAAAGAAAACAAAGACCTAGACATTTTATGTACCTACGACATGACATGGCACATTTGTTACCAAAACAGATAAAAGAGAGAAATGATTTTTATGATATTATAGGAATTAAACATTGGTATGATGGCTCGCCATACATTGGTTCTATGTACCTAAGTGAACCTTATCTAAACACTGAACTCACAAATACCAAATTACATATTCCTCTTAATAGTAAAGGGAAAGCCTTGATTAAAAAGGATAGTTTAAAAAACTTTATTAGAAAACAGCATTCCAAAGGATGGCAAATTGCAATGCATACCCAAGGAGATGCGGCTATAAATGAAGTGATGGATGCTTTTGAAGAACTGGAAAACGAACTGGATTTCTCAACATCAAGACATCGATTAGAACACTGTTTATTATTTCCGTTAGAAAACATGGATAGAATGAAAAGGTTAAATATTACGCCGAGTTTTCATATAAATCATTTGTATTATTATGGGGATGCTTTAAAAGCGGATATTTTAGGAGAACAACGAGCCGAAAAGATATTACCAATTCATACTATACAAGATAATAACATAAAATACTCTTTGCACGCCGACCAACCAATGTTTGAAAGTAATCCTTTTAGACTCATACAAACTGCTGTTGAGCGTAAAACAATCTCTGGAGATACATTAGGTAAAAACCAAAGTATAACCGTAATGGAAGCAATAAAAGCTTTAACCATAAATGCTGCTTGGCAAATTAATATGGAAGATAAAATAGGTTCTCTAGAAAAAGGAAAGTATGCTGATTTTATAATACTCAATAAAAATCCTTTACAGACTAAAACTAGTGCATTAAGCGAAATAAAATGTTTAAAAACGTTTATAAATGGAAATGTCACAAATGAATAA
- a CDS encoding nucleoside hydrolase codes for MTLFKKSYLNNSVKKMIFHFFNGLLLFCFLNVKAQDTAKSIDVIIDADTANEVDDLFAIVSAILQPKFNLHAISSAQFHTSPLASENTVMESQIINEEIIRLMDVKGIALPLGSNTPLKEYGKPAPSEASRVIIETAHQMKEHQKLHVVILGSTTNIASAILEDPSIIPKLKVHYLGFWHTPDTNVYNKKEFNSGNDPIAVEVLLNTKTLDLDVMTATTSQHLIFTKQEVNRHLKNKKGVASYLINRWETYDRWWTKEDPKKEKWVMWDVAIIEALASPELSTIQPFATPPENTKRSIGIHTQIDVPAMKANFWNALKNL; via the coding sequence ATGACATTATTTAAAAAATCATATCTAAATAATTCTGTTAAAAAAATGATTTTTCATTTCTTTAACGGACTTTTACTTTTTTGTTTTCTGAATGTGAAAGCACAAGATACTGCCAAAAGTATAGATGTAATCATCGATGCAGATACGGCAAATGAAGTAGATGATTTATTCGCTATTGTAAGCGCTATTTTACAGCCTAAATTTAATCTACACGCAATAAGTTCTGCTCAGTTTCATACGTCACCATTAGCTTCAGAAAACACGGTTATGGAAAGCCAAATCATTAATGAAGAAATTATACGATTAATGGATGTGAAAGGAATTGCGCTTCCGTTGGGAAGTAATACGCCTTTAAAGGAATATGGAAAGCCTGCTCCTTCCGAAGCTTCTCGCGTTATCATTGAAACAGCCCATCAAATGAAAGAGCATCAAAAATTGCATGTCGTTATTTTGGGTTCCACTACAAATATAGCTTCCGCTATTTTAGAAGACCCTTCCATAATTCCGAAACTGAAAGTACATTATCTTGGTTTTTGGCATACTCCAGATACCAATGTGTATAATAAAAAAGAATTCAACTCTGGGAATGATCCTATTGCTGTAGAAGTTTTACTCAACACCAAAACATTAGATCTTGACGTAATGACGGCGACCACTAGTCAGCATTTAATTTTCACAAAACAAGAAGTCAATCGCCATTTAAAAAATAAAAAAGGCGTTGCCAGTTATTTAATAAACAGATGGGAAACCTATGATCGTTGGTGGACGAAAGAGGATCCCAAAAAAGAAAAATGGGTTATGTGGGATGTTGCAATAATTGAAGCTTTGGCATCCCCAGAATTGTCTACCATACAACCCTTTGCAACGCCTCCGGAAAACACAAAACGCAGCATTGGCATACATACCCAAATAGACGTTCCTGCAATGAAAGCTAATTTCTGGAACGCTTTAAAAAATTTATAA
- a CDS encoding phosphotransferase has product MFIDQQTPIAAIKALLQKIGFFNTTEEHIIKVSKPGEGNMNVVLRVTTNLRSFILKQSRPFVQKYKDIEAPIARIDVEYQFYKTISSNALLNKHFPKILKYNAENYLLILEDLGACEDMTYLYNTGTLETKQLGLLVQIVANIHNAKAPKDYPKNKDLRLLNYQHIFELPFMENNGFSLNEIQPGLENLSTAYKKDALLKAKIKEIGSKYLSDGTTLIHGDFYPGSWMTKKEQVYIIDPEFSFLGFPEFDLGVLAAHAILIAKNKTALSTIQKNYPNTIDSELLSQITGIEVMRRLIGLAQLPITLSLKEKENALELAYHLIMNPSNNRVD; this is encoded by the coding sequence ATGTTTATTGATCAACAAACTCCCATAGCAGCAATTAAAGCCCTTTTACAAAAGATTGGCTTTTTTAATACTACAGAAGAACACATTATCAAAGTAAGCAAGCCTGGTGAAGGAAATATGAATGTAGTTTTACGTGTTACTACTAATTTACGTTCCTTTATTTTAAAACAATCTAGACCATTTGTTCAAAAATATAAAGATATTGAAGCACCTATTGCACGTATTGATGTGGAATATCAATTTTATAAAACGATTTCTAGCAATGCTTTATTGAATAAGCACTTTCCAAAGATTTTAAAATATAATGCCGAAAATTATTTACTAATTCTTGAAGATTTAGGCGCATGTGAAGACATGACGTATTTGTATAATACGGGAACATTGGAAACAAAGCAACTGGGATTACTGGTTCAAATTGTTGCTAATATTCATAACGCAAAGGCACCTAAAGACTATCCGAAAAATAAAGATTTACGTCTATTGAATTATCAGCATATTTTTGAACTACCATTTATGGAAAACAATGGATTTTCGTTAAATGAAATACAACCCGGATTAGAAAACCTTTCTACTGCCTACAAAAAAGATGCATTACTGAAAGCAAAAATTAAGGAGATTGGAAGTAAATACCTATCGGACGGAACCACTTTAATACATGGCGACTTTTATCCTGGAAGTTGGATGACAAAAAAGGAACAGGTGTATATTATTGACCCGGAATTTAGCTTTTTAGGTTTCCCAGAATTTGATCTTGGAGTTCTAGCTGCACATGCTATTTTAATCGCTAAAAATAAAACAGCGCTTTCTACCATTCAAAAAAACTATCCGAATACTATCGATTCTGAACTTTTATCCCAAATAACTGGTATTGAAGTCATGCGCCGACTAATTGGATTAGCACAACTACCAATTACCTTATCGTTAAAAGAAAAAGAGAATGCACTAGAATTGGCCTATCATTTGATAATGAATCCGAGTAATAACAGAGTAGATTAG
- a CDS encoding AraC family transcriptional regulator → MINTIQIVTLLQGLLLLVVLFKNKKSYLKPAFYLLIGCIISVILYILGDDYNNMFLKYQDFFFFDKSLFITFLFLFIKYHVSKESSFLKRDYLFFIPNIIYFFIEVLEIHVFEENIIIELLELFVEITFLSYLAYTSFLILKSKDRKWMLYFIIPLILLISLSIVNEILSWFHFKEIIISTDANFGSYLLVVIAFLFYAITLKLILSPKDALPNKKAIKYKNSNLNPEQITKYKKALIHKMEKDKAFTDTKLSIHKVAEELQIPRQYISEILNNHMHTNFQDFVNEYRVEAFIKLLKNDQYAHYTLLALANEVGFNSKATFNSTFKKTKGLTPSEYKKKHL, encoded by the coding sequence ATGATTAACACCATACAAATAGTTACTTTACTACAAGGTTTACTTTTATTAGTTGTGCTTTTTAAGAATAAAAAGAGCTATTTAAAACCAGCTTTTTATTTACTTATTGGTTGTATTATTTCTGTAATATTATATATTCTTGGAGATGATTACAACAATATGTTTCTAAAATACCAAGATTTTTTCTTCTTTGATAAATCGTTATTTATCACCTTTCTATTTCTGTTTATTAAATATCACGTATCTAAAGAATCCTCTTTCTTGAAAAGGGATTACCTATTTTTTATTCCTAATATTATTTACTTTTTTATTGAAGTCTTAGAGATTCATGTATTCGAAGAAAACATAATTATAGAGCTTTTAGAACTATTTGTAGAAATTACATTCTTAAGTTATTTGGCCTATACTAGCTTTTTAATACTTAAAAGTAAAGACAGGAAATGGATGCTTTATTTTATCATCCCATTAATTTTACTAATAAGTCTTTCTATCGTAAATGAAATATTAAGTTGGTTTCATTTTAAAGAAATTATCATTTCTACAGATGCTAATTTTGGAAGCTATCTACTAGTAGTCATTGCTTTTTTATTCTATGCGATAACATTAAAACTTATCCTTTCTCCTAAAGATGCATTACCAAACAAAAAAGCGATCAAATATAAAAACTCGAATCTAAATCCGGAGCAAATTACAAAATACAAAAAAGCCCTTATTCATAAAATGGAAAAGGACAAAGCTTTTACAGATACCAAACTTTCTATTCATAAAGTGGCAGAAGAACTACAAATACCAAGACAATATATTTCTGAAATATTAAACAATCATATGCATACCAATTTTCAGGATTTTGTAAATGAATATCGCGTAGAAGCGTTCATTAAACTCCTTAAAAACGACCAATATGCTCATTATACACTTCTAGCCTTAGCTAATGAAGTTGGTTTTAACTCGAAAGCCACATTTAACTCTACATTCAAGAAAACCAAAGGATTAACACCTTCCGAATACAAGAAAAAACACTTGTAA
- a CDS encoding NAD(P)-dependent oxidoreductase: MKILITGAAGFIGSHTAERLQSLGHEVIGVDNFSSYYSLALKKLNEKALAEKGITIINKDLRDTDLAEVLPKDINYIFHYAAQPGISKTSTFEDYFSNNIIATKNLIDYALTLDHLELFVNIGTSSIYGLEATFPETVAVKPASHYGVTKLAGEQLVLQKSRENIFKSCSLRLYSVIGPRERPEKMYTKLIACAYNDTAFPLYEGSGSHLRSFTYVGDIVDGVVSVITNEEKVNGEIINLGTEVEHTTQDGIEAVEKIIGKSIKIDHVDARAGDQLRTKANIDKARKLLNYNPKTTLLEGVEAQVNWYKANFL; this comes from the coding sequence ATGAAAATTTTAATAACTGGAGCTGCAGGTTTTATTGGCTCGCATACAGCAGAACGTTTACAAAGCTTAGGCCATGAAGTTATAGGTGTGGATAACTTTTCATCTTACTATAGTTTAGCATTAAAGAAACTAAACGAAAAGGCCCTTGCAGAAAAAGGGATTACGATAATTAATAAAGATTTGCGGGATACAGATTTAGCCGAAGTTTTACCAAAAGACATCAACTATATCTTTCACTATGCCGCTCAACCAGGAATATCTAAAACATCTACCTTCGAAGATTATTTTAGTAATAATATTATTGCTACTAAAAACCTGATTGATTATGCACTCACTTTAGACCATTTAGAATTATTTGTAAATATTGGAACCTCTTCTATATACGGATTAGAGGCTACTTTTCCAGAAACGGTTGCTGTAAAACCAGCTTCCCATTATGGTGTTACTAAATTAGCAGGAGAGCAATTAGTACTTCAAAAAAGTAGAGAAAATATTTTTAAATCTTGCTCTTTACGACTGTACTCTGTAATAGGACCTCGTGAAAGACCAGAAAAAATGTACACCAAACTTATTGCTTGTGCTTATAATGATACTGCTTTTCCATTATATGAAGGAAGTGGAAGTCACTTAAGAAGTTTTACCTATGTTGGTGATATTGTAGATGGCGTGGTTAGTGTTATTACTAATGAAGAAAAAGTAAATGGCGAAATTATTAACCTTGGTACAGAAGTAGAACATACTACACAAGATGGTATTGAAGCTGTTGAAAAAATTATTGGTAAGTCTATAAAAATTGATCACGTAGATGCTAGAGCAGGAGATCAATTGCGTACCAAAGCTAATATTGATAAAGCTAGAAAGTTATTAAATTACAATCCGAAAACAACCTTATTAGAAGGTGTGGAAGCACAAGTGAATTGGTATAAGGCTAATTTTTTGTAG
- a CDS encoding DUF2911 domain-containing protein → MNTFLKWVIGVLVVAVVAVSIYSYKNDGLFSSRLSPEKTVTFQVDDIKLQVFYNRPSKRDREVFGALVPYNQVWRTGANEATTFETNKPLKIGKDSLPAGKYTVWTIPHDSTWNVMFNSKQYSWGVDMEMKPMRVPEFDVVNISVPVKKIDTTVEQFTIGFDNSTDNLSLTMAWDDTMVVVPLK, encoded by the coding sequence ATGAATACCTTTTTAAAATGGGTTATCGGCGTGTTAGTAGTTGCTGTAGTGGCAGTTTCTATATATTCTTATAAAAACGATGGTTTATTTAGTAGTAGATTAAGTCCGGAAAAAACGGTGACTTTTCAAGTAGATGATATTAAGCTACAAGTTTTTTATAATAGACCCTCTAAAAGAGATCGCGAAGTTTTTGGCGCACTTGTTCCTTATAATCAAGTTTGGCGAACTGGAGCTAATGAAGCTACCACTTTTGAAACCAATAAACCATTAAAAATAGGTAAAGATTCCCTTCCTGCTGGAAAATATACAGTTTGGACCATACCCCATGACTCCACTTGGAATGTCATGTTTAACTCGAAACAATATTCTTGGGGCGTAGATATGGAAATGAAACCTATGCGTGTTCCCGAATTTGATGTGGTTAATATTAGTGTTCCCGTAAAAAAAATAGATACAACTGTGGAGCAGTTTACTATTGGTTTTGATAATTCTACAGACAATTTATCTTTAACAATGGCTTGGGATGACACCATGGTTGTGGTGCCGCTGAAATAA
- a CDS encoding diacylglycerol kinase family protein — translation MKRIHFIVNPIAGSGKHSFTLAYLQTFFNTENYSVTIKHSAYKKHAISLTKESIAEKADIIIACGGDGTINEVASCLVNQPIILGIIPIGSGNGLASHLKISQKIADAIQTIKNQNICKVDVGCMNEHYFFSNTGIGFDAQVVKYYELSESRKLLTYVKATFKSLNTKKNNAMLIINDKTELAAPFMVFISNSNELGYNVSLTPKASLKDGLLDILIVSKIGKLKALLFGFLVLFKKQHVLKEVKTYQDKNLIIRNSENTSFQVQIDGESHLINTPTLSISILENALQVICELL, via the coding sequence TTGAAACGTATACATTTTATAGTAAATCCAATTGCTGGTTCAGGCAAGCATAGCTTTACACTTGCTTATCTTCAAACATTTTTTAATACTGAAAACTATAGCGTAACTATAAAGCATTCCGCATATAAAAAGCATGCCATTTCATTGACAAAAGAATCTATCGCAGAAAAAGCGGACATCATAATAGCTTGTGGTGGCGATGGTACAATTAATGAAGTTGCATCTTGTTTAGTGAACCAGCCCATTATTCTTGGTATTATACCTATTGGTTCTGGAAATGGCTTAGCATCTCATTTAAAAATCTCGCAAAAAATAGCAGATGCTATTCAAACCATTAAAAACCAAAATATTTGTAAAGTCGATGTTGGTTGTATGAATGAGCATTATTTTTTTAGCAATACAGGTATTGGATTTGATGCACAAGTTGTAAAGTATTACGAACTTTCAGAAAGCAGAAAACTCCTAACCTATGTAAAGGCAACTTTTAAGTCGTTAAACACTAAAAAAAATAATGCGATGCTTATCATTAATGATAAAACGGAGTTAGCAGCTCCTTTTATGGTATTTATATCCAATTCTAATGAGCTAGGTTATAATGTTAGTCTTACACCTAAAGCTTCGTTAAAAGACGGCTTATTAGATATATTAATAGTTTCTAAAATTGGAAAGCTAAAAGCGCTTTTATTTGGATTTTTAGTCTTGTTTAAAAAACAACATGTATTAAAAGAAGTAAAAACCTATCAAGATAAAAACCTTATAATTAGAAACTCTGAAAACACAAGCTTTCAAGTACAAATAGATGGAGAATCTCATCTAATAAACACGCCTACTCTTTCTATTTCTATATTAGAAAATGCACTACAAGTTATTTGCGAACTCCTTTAA
- a CDS encoding RNA polymerase sigma factor — protein MFQTEIIEKCKQNNRLAQMQLYNQYCNGMYIVANRFVKDAAEAEDVVQEAFIKAFAKLHQYKAEVTFGAWLKRIVVNKSIDYLKSKKQQVVALEEVHLKVIDTANDDKWLVDDTTTVTEVKNAIDTLPEKYKYVITLFLLEGYDHQEISEILNISQVASRTQLSRGKQKLQELLKHRKDGTRY, from the coding sequence GTGTTTCAAACAGAAATTATTGAAAAATGCAAACAGAACAACCGACTAGCACAAATGCAGTTGTACAACCAGTATTGCAATGGTATGTATATAGTTGCTAATCGATTTGTAAAGGATGCAGCAGAAGCAGAAGATGTAGTGCAGGAGGCTTTTATTAAGGCATTTGCAAAACTACATCAATACAAAGCGGAAGTTACTTTTGGTGCTTGGTTAAAACGAATTGTTGTTAATAAAAGTATCGATTATTTAAAATCTAAAAAGCAACAAGTAGTTGCATTAGAAGAAGTGCACTTAAAAGTAATAGATACTGCCAATGATGACAAATGGTTAGTAGATGACACAACAACGGTGACAGAAGTTAAAAATGCGATAGATACGTTACCTGAAAAATACAAATATGTGATTACGCTTTTTTTATTAGAAGGTTATGATCATCAAGAAATCTCAGAGATTTTGAACATATCGCAAGTTGCATCTAGAACCCAATTATCTAGAGGAAAACAAAAATTGCAAGAATTATTAAAACACAGAAAAGATGGCACAAGATATTAG